CCGACGACAAGGTTACACCTCGAGAAACGGCTCGCCAGCCCGGAGCAGCGACCCGAACTCGTCCTCCCGAACCGTCGAGAACGGCGTGATCGGTTCCGGATTCTCGGGTTTGTCTGCGATTTCCCGTCGCCACCACCGCACGTCGTGCCACTCTCCCTGCGTGTAGCCGACCCGCGGGAAGTCTGCAAAGCGCTCGAAGCCGAGCCGTTCGTGAAATCGAACCGTCGCGGGGTTCGGAAGCGTCGTCACCGCATAGGCGTCGTAAAATCCCTGACGCTCGAGGATAGCAAACAGCGACTCGTACAGCGCTCTGCCGACGCCCGACTGGCGAGCGTCCGCCGCGACGTAGACGGAGAGTTCGACGACCCACTGGTAGGCCTGGCGCTTTCGCAGCGGGCCCGCGTAGGCGTAGCCGAGCACCGTCCCGTCCGCACTCTCGGCGACGAGCCAGGGGTACTGCTCGAGTGTCGACTCGATACGGTCTGCCATCTCGTCGGCGGTCGGCGGCGTCTCCTCGAACGTAACCGCGGAGGACGAACAGAAGGGGGCGTAGATGTCACGAACTGCGGCCGCATCGGCCGTGGTGGCAACTCGAATGTGTGGGTCCATGTGTCGTGTCAGCCACTGCTTTCTGGCGGGTGCCTATAAGTTCGCTGCCCCGGTTACGAGCGTTCCGAGCAGGCGACCAGTTCCCCCT
The DNA window shown above is from Natrialba magadii ATCC 43099 and carries:
- a CDS encoding GNAT family N-acetyltransferase, translated to MDPHIRVATTADAAAVRDIYAPFCSSSAVTFEETPPTADEMADRIESTLEQYPWLVAESADGTVLGYAYAGPLRKRQAYQWVVELSVYVAADARQSGVGRALYESLFAILERQGFYDAYAVTTLPNPATVRFHERLGFERFADFPRVGYTQGEWHDVRWWRREIADKPENPEPITPFSTVREDEFGSLLRAGEPFLEV